The following are encoded together in the Narcine bancroftii isolate sNarBan1 chromosome 10, sNarBan1.hap1, whole genome shotgun sequence genome:
- the LOC138744059 gene encoding zinc finger protein 239-like: SSNLERHKATRSTKKPWKCDDCGKGFSSPSQLETHKRSHTGERPFTCLLCGKGFTLSSSLQLHQRVHTNERPFKCSDCGNCFKISADLIKHQLVHSDERPFSCTHCEKRFRQSSHLIQHQRVHTGERPLICSVCGKGFSSASNLRTHQRIHTGEKMFLCSVCGKGFTQSSNLLRHQQVHTKERPFMCSACGKGFTRSSHLLRHQRVHVIAEV, encoded by the coding sequence TCATCAAACCTGGAGCGACACAAGGCTACACGCTCCACGAAGAAACCGTGGAAATGTGATGACTGTGGAAAGGGATTCAGCTCACCATCCCAGCTCGAAACTCATAAACGcagccacactggggagaggccattcacctgcttATTGTGTGGAAAGGGATTCACTTTATCTTCCAGTCTCCAGTTACATCAGAGAGTTCATACAAACGAGAGACCTTTTAAATGTTCTGACTGTGGAAATTGCTTTAAAATCTCTGCAGATCTGATTAAACACCAACTTGTTCACAGCGACGAGAGGCCATTCAGTTGTACTCACTGCGAGAAGAGGTTCAGACAGTCATCTCACCTCATTCAACACCAGCGAGTGCACACAGGGGAAAGGCCACTTATATGCTCTGTTTGTGGGAAGGGGTTTAGCTCTGCATCCAATCTTCGGACTCACCAGCGAATTCACACTGGCGAGAAAATGTTCTTGTGCTctgtgtgtgggaagggattcACTCAATCGTCCAACCTGCTGAGGCACCAGCAGGTTCATACTAAAGAAAGGCCATTCATGTGCTCTGCTTGTGGAAAGGGATTTACACGATCATCACACCTGTTGAGACACCAGAGAGTTCATGTGATTGCAGAGGTTTGA